The following coding sequences are from one Geothrix sp. window:
- a CDS encoding type II secretion system protein codes for MRLFPSRQRGFTLIELVVVMTLLALLATVGLAGYRQKVRAAKESVLKENLFQINHALEQHRADRGKYPSSLGPLRELGYLRDIPYDPMTQSRETWQTELEPPDPDNPDAELGVFRVRSGSAEKGSNGISYNEW; via the coding sequence ATGCGCCTTTTCCCTTCCCGCCAGCGGGGCTTCACCCTCATCGAACTGGTCGTGGTCATGACCCTCCTGGCCCTGCTGGCCACCGTGGGGTTGGCCGGGTACCGGCAGAAGGTGCGGGCGGCCAAGGAATCCGTGCTCAAGGAGAACCTCTTCCAGATCAACCATGCCCTGGAGCAGCACCGGGCGGACCGGGGCAAGTACCCGTCCAGCCTGGGGCCCCTGCGGGAACTGGGCTACCTGCGGGACATCCCCTACGACCCCATGACCCAGTCCCGGGAGACCTGGCAGACCGAGCTGGAACCTCCTGACCCGGACAATCCCGATGCCGAACTGGGCGTCTTCCGGGTGCGCAGCGGTTCCGCCGAGAAGGGCTCGAACGGCATCTCCTACAACGAATGGTAA
- a CDS encoding ABC transporter ATP-binding protein codes for MIGQTLSIHGLHKTYPGNAHPVFDGFSLEVEAGSLCAIVGVSGVGKTTLLNCVAGLDHWEDGRITVGDAPVPEGPEARALYRRRSVGLAFQQPHLLPEFTVRENLRMPLLIEGDVPPEAEAWIGRLLSTVGLGGLGERMPGQLSGGEAARAGLARALVRKPALWLLDEPTGNLDPATAEEVFGFLLGLHAELRPTTLLVTHNPGLAERCMRTVRLG; via the coding sequence ATGATCGGTCAGACGCTTTCCATCCACGGGCTGCACAAGACCTATCCAGGGAATGCCCACCCGGTCTTCGATGGTTTCTCGCTCGAAGTCGAAGCCGGCAGCCTCTGCGCCATCGTGGGCGTCTCCGGCGTGGGCAAGACCACCCTGCTGAACTGCGTGGCGGGCCTGGATCACTGGGAGGACGGCCGCATCACCGTGGGCGACGCCCCCGTGCCCGAAGGCCCCGAGGCCCGGGCCCTCTACCGCCGCCGCTCCGTGGGCCTGGCCTTCCAGCAGCCCCATCTCCTGCCGGAGTTCACGGTGAGGGAGAACCTACGCATGCCCCTGCTCATCGAGGGCGACGTGCCCCCCGAGGCCGAGGCCTGGATCGGTCGGCTCCTGAGCACCGTGGGCCTGGGCGGCCTTGGCGAGCGCATGCCCGGCCAGCTCTCCGGCGGCGAGGCCGCCCGCGCGGGTCTCGCCCGGGCCCTGGTGCGAAAGCCGGCCCTGTGGCTGCTGGACGAGCCCACCGGCAACCTCGACCCCGCCACCGCGGAAGAAGTGTTCGGCTTCCTCCTGGGCCTCCACGCCGAGCTGCGCCCCACCACCCTCCTGGTCACCCACAACCCGGGCCTGGCCGAGCGCTGCATGCGGACCGTGCGGCTGGGCTAG
- a CDS encoding ABC transporter permease translates to MPLFERTVADRYLKTHRKGAFIRTMVRFARGGTAVGVFAMVVTLALMTGFREEIQATLFSATAHFTVFHLAGDIPDTEGALRTIRAVPGVKAASPIRMEKGLLRRPDSEMPPEAVVVKAVDPATAHGTSSIFDSIKPLPIEQLKEGEIVLGKELAQRMSLRVGDTVALALFRLELGLGGQQPKVAAFRVAGVFHSHIAEYDKAWAFIHLGDAMRIAKAEGRAEMIEVRASGIDAIAEVKPRVLEALGSAYLATDLRESNRSLFAALIIEKWLFTAVLSLLVLVAAFNIVASLVLLVTEKRRDLGVLLALGATPRQIQRLFELQGLRIGAVGTAWGLGLSVPLCLILDHFRLLRLPAAVYDFISYLPFRLKVLDIVLVAAFPLVVSWLAARYPAKKAAALDPVDALRAE, encoded by the coding sequence ATGCCCTTGTTCGAACGCACCGTCGCCGACCGCTACCTGAAGACCCACCGCAAGGGGGCCTTCATCCGGACCATGGTGCGCTTCGCCCGGGGCGGCACCGCGGTGGGCGTGTTCGCCATGGTGGTGACCCTGGCCCTGATGACGGGGTTCCGTGAGGAGATCCAGGCCACCCTCTTCAGCGCCACGGCCCACTTCACAGTGTTCCACCTGGCCGGCGACATCCCGGATACCGAGGGTGCCCTGAGGACCATCCGGGCCGTGCCCGGCGTGAAGGCCGCCTCGCCCATCCGCATGGAGAAGGGCCTGCTGCGCCGACCCGACAGCGAGATGCCCCCCGAGGCCGTCGTGGTGAAGGCGGTGGACCCGGCCACCGCCCACGGCACCTCCAGCATCTTCGATTCCATCAAGCCACTGCCCATCGAGCAGCTGAAGGAGGGCGAGATCGTCCTCGGCAAGGAGCTGGCCCAGCGCATGAGCCTGCGGGTGGGCGACACGGTGGCCCTGGCCCTCTTCCGCCTGGAGCTGGGCCTCGGCGGCCAGCAGCCGAAGGTGGCCGCCTTCCGCGTGGCCGGCGTCTTCCACAGCCACATCGCGGAGTACGACAAGGCCTGGGCCTTCATCCACCTGGGCGATGCCATGCGGATTGCCAAGGCCGAGGGCCGCGCCGAGATGATCGAGGTCCGCGCCAGCGGCATCGACGCCATCGCCGAGGTGAAGCCCCGCGTGCTGGAGGCCCTGGGCTCCGCCTACCTGGCCACGGACCTGCGCGAATCCAATCGGAGCCTCTTCGCCGCACTCATCATCGAGAAGTGGCTCTTCACCGCCGTTCTCAGCCTCCTCGTGCTGGTGGCGGCCTTCAACATCGTGGCCTCCCTGGTGCTGCTGGTGACCGAGAAGCGCCGCGACCTGGGCGTGCTGCTGGCCCTGGGGGCCACCCCCCGCCAGATCCAGCGGCTCTTCGAGCTCCAGGGCCTGCGCATCGGCGCCGTGGGCACGGCCTGGGGCCTGGGCCTCAGCGTGCCCCTCTGCCTCATCCTCGACCACTTCCGCCTCCTGAGGCTCCCCGCGGCGGTCTACGACTTCATCAGCTACCTGCCCTTCCGGCTCAAGGTGCTGGACATCGTGCTGGTGGCCGCCTTCCCCCTGGTGGTGTCCTGGCTGGCCGCGCGGTACCCCGCGAAGAAGGCCGCCGCTCTGGATCCCGTTGACGCGCTGAGGGCGGAATGA
- a CDS encoding GMC oxidoreductase: MEWDYIIIGSGFGGSVSALRLVEKGYKVLVLEKGRRLQAGDFPKTNWNLKRFFWLPQVGFRGLFKMTFLGHVTALSGVGVGGGSLVYANTLPVPKDPFFEAPSWAHLADWKTELAAPYQLVLRMLGATRNPALTYPDEVLKAVGREIGRETTFEHTNVAVYFGKSGETVRDPFFNGEGPDRTGCTLCGGCMLGCNHGAKNTLDRNYLYLAEKLGLKIEADTEVTWVKPVDGGYEVEARQGTWALPALNRKQTYLAKNVIFAGGVLGTVPLLLKLKEAAAGLPALSDRVGDFVRTNSEVLVGVVTQRRDQDLSKGIAIGSILHTDEHSHLEPVRYSAGAGFFRTLMLPMAPGDTLFQRFANALGLVLRHPIRTLRTYFVSDWAKFTMILLYMRTVDGHIKMRLGRGFRTGFLRGAVTEPGDGPPAKAWAPEATDLSERVARRLDGYPTSLLTETLLGIPTTAHILGGAPMGDSPETGAIDHRHRLFGYEGVFVIDGAAISANPGVNPSLTIAALAERAMTFIPPKRELEPTA, translated from the coding sequence GTGGAGTGGGACTACATCATCATCGGGTCGGGGTTCGGCGGCAGCGTCAGCGCCCTGCGGCTGGTGGAGAAGGGCTACAAGGTGCTGGTGCTGGAGAAGGGGCGCCGCCTCCAGGCTGGCGACTTCCCCAAAACGAACTGGAACCTGAAGCGCTTCTTCTGGCTGCCCCAAGTGGGCTTCCGCGGCCTGTTCAAGATGACCTTCCTGGGCCACGTCACGGCCCTGTCGGGCGTGGGCGTGGGGGGTGGCTCGCTGGTCTACGCCAACACCCTGCCCGTGCCCAAGGATCCCTTCTTCGAGGCCCCCTCCTGGGCCCACCTGGCGGACTGGAAGACCGAACTGGCGGCCCCCTACCAGCTGGTGCTCCGCATGCTCGGGGCCACCCGGAACCCCGCACTGACCTACCCGGACGAGGTGCTGAAGGCCGTGGGCCGGGAGATTGGCCGCGAGACCACCTTCGAGCACACGAACGTGGCGGTCTACTTCGGGAAGTCCGGCGAGACGGTGCGGGATCCCTTCTTCAACGGCGAGGGCCCGGACCGCACAGGCTGCACCCTCTGCGGGGGCTGCATGCTGGGCTGCAACCACGGCGCGAAGAACACCCTGGATCGCAACTACCTCTACCTCGCCGAAAAGCTTGGCCTGAAAATCGAGGCCGACACCGAAGTCACCTGGGTGAAGCCGGTGGACGGCGGCTACGAGGTGGAGGCTCGCCAGGGCACCTGGGCGCTCCCGGCCCTGAACCGGAAGCAGACCTACCTGGCGAAGAACGTGATCTTCGCCGGCGGCGTGCTGGGCACGGTGCCCCTGTTGCTGAAGCTCAAGGAGGCGGCCGCGGGCCTGCCGGCCCTGTCTGACCGCGTGGGCGACTTCGTGCGCACCAACTCCGAGGTGCTGGTCGGCGTCGTCACCCAGCGCCGGGACCAGGATCTGTCCAAGGGCATCGCCATCGGCTCGATCCTGCACACGGACGAGCATTCCCACTTGGAACCCGTACGCTACTCCGCAGGCGCGGGCTTCTTCCGCACCCTCATGCTGCCCATGGCCCCCGGCGACACGCTCTTCCAGCGCTTCGCCAACGCCCTCGGCCTGGTGCTGCGGCACCCCATCCGGACCCTGCGCACCTACTTCGTGTCCGACTGGGCGAAGTTCACCATGATCCTGCTCTACATGCGCACCGTGGACGGCCACATCAAGATGCGGCTGGGCCGGGGCTTCCGCACGGGGTTCCTGCGCGGCGCCGTGACTGAGCCGGGCGATGGACCCCCAGCCAAGGCCTGGGCGCCTGAAGCCACGGACCTCTCCGAGCGCGTCGCCAGGCGGCTCGATGGCTACCCCACCAGCCTGCTCACGGAGACGCTGCTGGGCATCCCCACCACGGCCCACATCCTGGGCGGGGCGCCCATGGGCGATTCCCCGGAAACCGGCGCCATCGACCACCGCCACCGCCTCTTCGGGTATGAAGGAGTCTTCGTCATCGACGGCGCCGCCATCTCCGCCAACCCCGGGGTGAATCCCTCGCTCACCATCGCGGCCCTGGCCGAGCGCGCCATGACCTTCATCCCGCCCAAGCGGGAGCTGGAGCCGACCGCCTGA
- a CDS encoding glycoside hydrolase family 17 protein, translating to MSKPRQDEPAGAHHAAQPEGAEGFLLEAGGAPLPPPPAVPAPQELAHLTEAFRQTLQAGIHGLCFSPYVEGQAPGSIVTEAQILERLEIIRPYTRWIRTFSCTEGHQHTPRLAHGLGLKTLVGAWLGTNRDDNEAELAAAIEVARAGHADLLAIGNEVLLREDLAEDELLDYLQRAKAAVPGVPVGYVDAYYLFEKHPSITAACDVLMTNCYPFWEGCPREQAIAYMQSMHQRTLAVAGGKRVIVSETGWPNTGQAFHGSVPSVEGALRYFIDTCRWSREEDVPVFYFAAFDEAWKIGDEGDVGAYWGLWDKDGRPKYA from the coding sequence ATGTCCAAGCCCAGACAGGATGAGCCCGCAGGGGCCCACCATGCCGCCCAGCCGGAAGGCGCCGAGGGCTTCCTCCTGGAAGCGGGTGGCGCCCCCCTTCCGCCGCCCCCTGCCGTCCCCGCACCCCAGGAGCTGGCCCATCTGACGGAAGCCTTCCGCCAGACCCTCCAGGCAGGCATTCATGGCCTCTGCTTCAGTCCCTACGTGGAAGGGCAGGCGCCGGGATCTATCGTCACCGAGGCGCAGATCCTGGAGCGGCTGGAGATCATCCGCCCCTACACCCGCTGGATCCGCACCTTCTCCTGCACCGAGGGGCACCAGCATACCCCGCGGCTCGCCCACGGGCTGGGCCTGAAGACCCTCGTGGGCGCCTGGCTCGGGACCAACCGGGACGACAACGAAGCGGAACTCGCCGCCGCCATCGAGGTCGCCCGCGCCGGGCATGCCGACCTCCTGGCCATCGGCAATGAGGTGCTCCTGCGGGAGGACCTGGCCGAGGACGAGCTGCTGGACTACCTCCAGCGGGCCAAGGCGGCAGTGCCTGGTGTGCCGGTGGGCTACGTGGATGCCTACTACCTCTTCGAGAAGCACCCCAGCATCACGGCCGCCTGCGATGTCCTCATGACCAACTGCTATCCCTTCTGGGAAGGCTGTCCCCGGGAGCAGGCCATCGCCTACATGCAGAGCATGCACCAGCGGACCCTCGCCGTGGCCGGGGGCAAGCGGGTCATCGTCAGCGAGACCGGCTGGCCCAATACCGGGCAGGCGTTCCACGGCTCGGTGCCGTCGGTGGAGGGAGCCCTGCGCTACTTCATCGACACCTGCCGTTGGAGCCGGGAGGAGGACGTTCCCGTCTTCTACTTCGCCGCCTTCGATGAGGCCTGGAAGATCGGCGACGAGGGGGATGTGGGGGCCTACTGGGGGCTCTGGGACAAGGACGGTCGGCCGAAGTATGCGTAG
- a CDS encoding glycosyl hydrolase family 17 protein encodes MLNLPTGNAICYSGYRRGQSPGDRIYPSKAEILEDLRLLAGHWQLLRLYDSGPHAERVLEVIREAGLSFRILLGAHIGAEVNNPACPWGTTYTESALRASHAENDAEVERLVALARQFEDLVFAVAVGNEATVEWTDHLVPVDRLGELVRRVKSRVHQPVTICENYVPWQHQLRQVGGELDFISLHTYPVWEYKQVHEALRYTQDNYASVARCYPDKPVVITEAGWATNANGRGIHPENASEELQAIYCGDLLAWARAAGILIFVFEAFDEPWKGSADPLEPEKHWGLFTVDRRPKLVMRSRFPVVAPEEE; translated from the coding sequence ATGCTGAACCTGCCCACCGGCAACGCCATCTGCTACTCAGGCTACCGGCGGGGCCAGAGCCCAGGGGACCGAATTTATCCCTCGAAAGCGGAGATCCTGGAGGACCTGCGTCTCCTGGCGGGCCACTGGCAGCTGCTGCGGCTGTACGACAGCGGTCCCCATGCGGAGCGGGTTCTGGAAGTCATCCGTGAAGCTGGCCTTAGCTTCCGGATCTTGCTTGGCGCCCACATCGGTGCCGAGGTGAACAATCCGGCCTGCCCCTGGGGTACGACCTACACCGAATCGGCCCTCAGGGCCAGCCATGCCGAGAACGACGCCGAGGTCGAGCGGCTCGTGGCCCTTGCCCGGCAGTTCGAGGACCTGGTCTTCGCTGTGGCCGTGGGCAACGAGGCGACCGTCGAGTGGACCGACCATCTCGTGCCCGTCGATCGCCTAGGCGAGCTGGTTCGTCGAGTGAAAAGCCGGGTCCACCAGCCGGTGACCATCTGCGAGAACTACGTGCCCTGGCAGCATCAGCTGCGACAGGTGGGCGGGGAACTGGATTTCATCTCGCTCCACACCTACCCGGTCTGGGAGTACAAGCAGGTGCACGAGGCACTCCGCTACACCCAGGACAACTACGCCAGTGTGGCGAGGTGCTACCCCGACAAGCCGGTGGTGATCACCGAGGCTGGCTGGGCCACGAATGCCAACGGACGCGGCATCCACCCCGAGAATGCCTCGGAGGAGCTGCAGGCCATCTACTGTGGAGACCTCCTGGCCTGGGCGCGGGCCGCGGGCATTCTCATCTTTGTCTTCGAGGCCTTCGATGAGCCATGGAAGGGTTCCGCCGATCCCCTCGAGCCGGAGAAGCACTGGGGCCTTTTCACGGTGGACCGCCGGCCCAAGCTGGTGATGAGATCGCGCTTCCCCGTGGTGGCACCCGAGGAAGAGTAG
- a CDS encoding DUF4149 domain-containing protein, with protein MNPNTLRRLDQLSQILLLLWAGAALGFGIFSAPVFFRELPSRDVAGRIAGLIVGRLDWAAWVVFGLAGLSWVGRWVAEVKEDLIGPIRLWSGGLMVALLMCLASSFVVTPKVQAIRARINAPIESLAADSADRVAYDKAHGLSRNLFFLRIILAVGLAATVGLLPRSGRDQEPAA; from the coding sequence ATGAACCCGAACACCCTCCGCCGCCTCGACCAGCTCTCCCAGATCCTGCTGCTGCTCTGGGCGGGCGCGGCCCTGGGCTTCGGAATCTTCTCGGCCCCGGTCTTCTTCCGGGAACTCCCCAGCCGGGATGTCGCGGGGCGCATCGCAGGGCTGATCGTCGGTCGTCTCGACTGGGCCGCCTGGGTCGTGTTCGGCCTGGCCGGACTCAGCTGGGTCGGCCGCTGGGTCGCCGAGGTCAAGGAGGACCTCATCGGTCCCATCCGCCTCTGGAGCGGCGGCCTGATGGTGGCCCTGCTCATGTGCCTGGCCAGCAGCTTCGTCGTCACCCCCAAGGTGCAGGCCATCCGGGCCCGCATCAACGCCCCCATCGAAAGCCTGGCCGCCGATTCCGCGGACCGGGTGGCCTACGACAAGGCCCACGGCCTGAGCCGCAACCTGTTCTTCCTGCGCATCATCCTGGCGGTGGGTCTGGCGGCCACCGTGGGCTTGCTGCCGCGGAGCGGCAGGGATCAGGAACCGGCGGCGTGA
- the hflX gene encoding GTPase HflX — translation MDESPLRCLLIARQGPEDREERIQDHLLELADLARSCGFEVQSRRILKRPQIAPRTFYGSGQLEALSDEAARQGTRHLICDDELSGSQVNAIEKLTGLICLDRTGLILSIFEQRAQTREAKAQVELARCEYELPRLKGAWTHLERQGGGVGLRGGPGETQIEVDRRMVRTRISQLKRELAHLEQVRETQRQGRPKGLPRVALVGYTNAGKTSLLKALTGEGEPRDLLFATLDTTTRKAWLGQDFNAETGEGSLEPRHCLVADTVGFIRKLPHQLVAAFRSTLGEVRTADALLVVADAAHPDLEDHLKVVGATLREIGCEPEGIEAQPRLLILNQVDRLHRPQKLELRKHHPGAVQSCAIQDLGLDEIRLWLRELIPGPAKPRELEAWELPEAEPHAAGS, via the coding sequence ATGGATGAATCGCCCCTGCGCTGCCTGCTCATCGCCCGTCAAGGCCCCGAGGATCGGGAGGAGCGCATCCAGGACCACCTGCTGGAACTGGCCGATCTGGCCCGGAGCTGCGGCTTCGAGGTGCAGTCCCGGCGGATCCTGAAGCGCCCCCAGATCGCTCCCAGGACCTTCTACGGCTCGGGCCAGCTGGAGGCGCTGTCGGACGAGGCGGCCCGCCAGGGGACGCGGCACCTCATCTGCGATGACGAGCTGAGCGGCAGCCAGGTGAACGCCATCGAGAAGCTGACGGGCCTGATCTGCCTGGATCGGACGGGCCTCATCCTCAGCATCTTCGAGCAGCGGGCCCAGACCCGGGAGGCCAAGGCCCAGGTGGAGCTGGCCCGGTGCGAATACGAACTGCCCCGCCTGAAGGGGGCCTGGACCCACCTGGAGCGCCAGGGCGGGGGCGTGGGCCTGCGCGGGGGCCCCGGCGAAACCCAGATCGAGGTGGACCGCCGCATGGTCCGCACCCGGATCAGCCAGCTGAAGCGGGAGCTCGCGCACCTGGAGCAGGTGCGGGAGACCCAGCGCCAGGGGCGGCCCAAGGGGCTGCCCCGGGTGGCCCTGGTGGGCTACACCAATGCCGGGAAGACCAGCCTGCTCAAGGCCCTGACCGGAGAAGGTGAACCCAGAGATCTGCTCTTCGCCACCCTGGACACCACCACCCGCAAGGCCTGGCTGGGGCAGGACTTCAACGCGGAGACCGGCGAGGGCAGCCTGGAACCCAGGCACTGCCTGGTGGCCGATACCGTGGGCTTCATCCGGAAACTGCCCCACCAGCTGGTGGCCGCCTTCCGCAGCACCCTCGGGGAGGTCCGCACCGCCGATGCCCTGCTGGTGGTGGCCGACGCGGCCCACCCGGACCTGGAGGACCACCTCAAGGTCGTCGGCGCCACCCTGCGGGAGATCGGTTGCGAACCGGAGGGCATCGAGGCCCAGCCCCGGCTTCTGATCCTCAACCAGGTGGACCGCCTGCACCGGCCTCAGAAACTCGAGCTCCGGAAGCACCACCCCGGCGCGGTGCAGTCGTGCGCGATCCAGGACCTCGGCTTGGACGAGATCCGCCTCTGGCTGCGGGAGTTGATCCCCGGTCCGGCGAAGCCCCGGGAGCTGGAGGCCTGGGAGCTACCGGAGGCCGAGCCTCACGCCGCCGGTTCCTGA
- a CDS encoding response regulator: MAMFGLKKSKPSEGSELVLAYLEDAQRVRATIFAVDPKGREIPASLVVVTEERVTLGVQGRVMAEKGEPIGLLFYLDGLRLKATGRLQELKTGTLVMELPTAIALAERRKKPRARLNQREGATAIALTGLFEGIGLTGTIDNISEGGMCLKVGRAMNVKTQGPMHMGPNLLSKGEVFMVIKLSKLPKCPLIEVGGVAAHVASEGNGLSVGISFESDKESILGPVKAMVTSRAGSLPTSVPPKVRRQQPKAEPGEPAIELAAPRPVQKKEPDPPPATPPPAVAPDPLAMAPASTPIPEAAPAQPDAANRGSALNRMKKRTRGVLLAMSEGPDREALVGFLAADGYGKIRVAATLTELLDQLDEAQLVFVDGGVVELQGLALASLLRQRLDGEGIPVLLAEASVDAELVLGAQEVGVAQVLVKPYGLDAEFLQMIEGHLGIS; the protein is encoded by the coding sequence ATGGCCATGTTCGGGCTGAAAAAATCCAAGCCGTCGGAAGGATCCGAGCTGGTCCTGGCCTACCTGGAGGACGCCCAGCGCGTCCGGGCCACCATCTTCGCCGTGGACCCCAAGGGCCGCGAGATCCCGGCCTCCCTCGTGGTCGTCACCGAGGAGCGGGTGACGCTCGGCGTCCAGGGACGGGTCATGGCCGAAAAGGGCGAGCCCATCGGCCTCCTCTTCTACCTGGACGGCCTCCGGCTCAAAGCCACGGGCCGCCTCCAGGAGTTGAAGACCGGCACCCTGGTCATGGAGTTGCCCACAGCCATCGCCCTGGCCGAACGCCGGAAAAAGCCCCGGGCCCGGCTCAACCAGCGGGAGGGCGCCACCGCCATCGCCCTTACGGGACTGTTCGAAGGCATCGGCCTCACCGGCACCATCGACAACATCTCCGAAGGCGGCATGTGCCTGAAGGTCGGTCGGGCCATGAACGTGAAGACCCAGGGTCCCATGCACATGGGGCCCAACCTGCTGTCCAAGGGCGAAGTCTTCATGGTGATCAAGCTCAGCAAGCTGCCCAAGTGTCCCCTGATCGAGGTGGGCGGCGTTGCCGCCCATGTGGCCTCCGAAGGGAATGGCCTCTCGGTCGGAATCAGCTTCGAATCGGACAAGGAGTCGATCCTGGGCCCCGTCAAGGCCATGGTGACGAGCCGGGCCGGCTCACTCCCCACCTCGGTGCCCCCCAAGGTCCGGCGCCAGCAGCCCAAGGCCGAGCCCGGCGAGCCCGCCATCGAACTGGCCGCCCCGCGCCCCGTGCAGAAGAAGGAGCCGGATCCCCCGCCAGCCACCCCGCCCCCCGCCGTGGCGCCAGATCCCCTGGCCATGGCCCCGGCTTCCACCCCCATTCCCGAGGCCGCGCCCGCGCAACCCGATGCCGCCAACCGGGGATCCGCCCTGAACCGCATGAAGAAGCGCACCCGCGGCGTGCTGCTCGCCATGTCCGAGGGGCCCGATCGGGAGGCCCTGGTCGGGTTCCTTGCGGCGGACGGCTACGGCAAGATCCGGGTCGCGGCCACCCTCACCGAGCTGCTGGATCAGCTGGACGAAGCCCAGCTGGTGTTCGTGGACGGCGGCGTGGTCGAGTTGCAGGGACTCGCCCTGGCCTCCCTGCTGCGCCAGCGCCTGGATGGCGAGGGGATCCCCGTGCTGCTGGCCGAGGCCTCCGTGGATGCGGAGCTGGTCCTGGGCGCCCAGGAGGTGGGCGTGGCCCAGGTCCTGGTGAAGCCCTACGGCCTGGATGCCGAGTTCCTGCAGATGATCGAAGGACACCTGGGCATCAGCTAG
- the ruvX gene encoding Holliday junction resolvase RuvX — translation MRWLSIDHGTKKIGLAFSDELEILASPFEVWPQEEERTLDRLARLCREEGVQALCVGLPRHKDGAESATAPAARAFGESLAARTGLPLRFVNEHLSSAEAERLLRERGVKPEKRKLLLDAAAAAVILSELLEDRRAKGIAPAELD, via the coding sequence ATGCGCTGGCTTTCCATCGATCATGGCACGAAGAAGATCGGCCTCGCCTTCTCGGACGAGCTGGAGATCCTGGCCTCGCCCTTCGAGGTGTGGCCCCAGGAGGAGGAGCGCACGCTGGACCGCCTGGCACGCCTCTGCCGCGAGGAGGGCGTCCAGGCCCTCTGCGTGGGCCTGCCCCGCCACAAGGATGGTGCCGAGAGCGCCACGGCCCCGGCGGCGCGGGCCTTCGGCGAAAGCCTGGCGGCCCGCACCGGCCTGCCCCTGCGCTTCGTGAACGAACACCTCAGCAGCGCCGAGGCCGAGCGGCTGCTGCGCGAGCGGGGCGTCAAGCCCGAGAAGCGGAAGCTGCTGCTGGACGCAGCGGCGGCGGCGGTGATCCTCAGTGAGCTGCTGGAGGACCGGCGGGCCAAGGGGATCGCGCCAGCCGAACTGGATTGA